In Rosa chinensis cultivar Old Blush chromosome 1, RchiOBHm-V2, whole genome shotgun sequence, a genomic segment contains:
- the LOC112196180 gene encoding putative invertase inhibitor codes for MTTPIFTFTFLPFFLLFSSTLTPITANNLISETCKKCAQKDPNLSYKFCVTSLQAAPNSQDADLRQLGLISMNLVQHNVTNTRRFIKHLLKNEELDKFVRVYLDDCLDLYTDAIPSIKQAVKDYKMKDNRHANIAVSSVAGAATTCEDGFEERPGLVSPLTKRNHEMFQLCVLALLIINMVSSPFY; via the coding sequence ATGACAACTCCCATATTCACCTTCACATTCCTCcctttcttcctcctcttctcatCAACGTTGACTCCCATAACAGCCAACAATCTCATCTCTGAAACCTGCAAGAAATGTGCTCAAAAAGACCCCAACCTGAGCTACAAGTTTTGCGTGACTTCTCTCCAAGCCGCCCCAAACAGCCAAGACGCCGATCTCCGGCAACTCGGCCTCATCTCCATGAATCTAGTCCAGCACAACGTGACCAACACAAGGCGCTTCATCAAGCATCTTCTCAAGAACGAGGAGCTTGACAAGTTCGTAAGGGTGTATTTGGATGACTGTTTGGACCTTTACACAGACGCCATACCTAGCATCAAGCAAGCTGTCAAGGATTACAAAATGAAGGACAACAGACACGCCAATATCGCAGTGAGTTCGGTCGCCGGTGCCGCCACGACTTGCGAAGATGGATTCGAAGAGAGACCAGGGTTGGTTTCGCCATTAACGAAGAGGAACCACGAGATGTTTCAGCTGTGTGTTTTAGCGCTTCTGATTATCAATATGGTCAGTTCGCCGTTTTATTAA